In Candidatus Hamiltonella defensa 5AT (Acyrthosiphon pisum), one genomic interval encodes:
- the purB gene encoding adenylosuccinate lyase, with protein sequence MELSVLTAISPIDGRYRNQIKNLENIFSEFGLLKCRVQVEIAWFKALSDAEGIQEVPPFNEETQIFLDKIVDEFDEKDAFCIKEIEKITQHDVKAVEYFLKEKMRVIPALKEVSEFIHFACTSEDINNLSHALMLKTAREQSILPAWRKIIDTIKEKAAQYSSIPLLSRTHGQPATPSTMGKEFANVVFRMERQFQQLSQIKILGKINGAVGNYNAHIAAYPKIDWPALSKDLVKSLGIDWNPYTTQIEPHDYIAELFDCISRFNIILIDFDRDIWGYIALGHFKQKTAEGEIGSSTMPHKVNPINFENSEGNLGLANALLNHLARKLPISRWQRDLTDSTVLRNLGVGLAYSLIAYDATLKGLSKLEINQIHLLEELSDTWEVLAEPIQTVMRRYGVPEPYERLKALTHGKKIDEAKLHSFIDTLALPAEEKKRLKNMTPQNYLGLALLLTKEMLDH encoded by the coding sequence ATGGAATTATCTGTTTTAACAGCAATATCACCTATTGATGGGCGGTACCGAAATCAAATTAAAAATTTAGAAAATATTTTTAGTGAATTTGGTCTTTTAAAATGTCGGGTACAAGTTGAAATAGCTTGGTTTAAAGCATTATCTGATGCTGAAGGGATACAAGAAGTGCCTCCTTTTAACGAGGAGACCCAAATTTTTTTGGATAAAATTGTTGATGAATTTGATGAAAAAGACGCTTTTTGCATCAAAGAAATAGAAAAGATAACTCAACATGACGTCAAAGCTGTGGAATATTTTTTAAAAGAAAAAATGAGAGTCATACCAGCACTAAAGGAGGTTTCTGAATTCATTCATTTTGCCTGTACTTCTGAGGATATCAACAATTTATCACATGCATTAATGTTAAAAACCGCTCGAGAGCAAAGCATTTTACCTGCTTGGCGAAAAATCATTGACACGATAAAAGAAAAAGCGGCCCAATACTCAAGCATACCCTTACTGTCACGCACACATGGACAGCCTGCGACACCCTCAACTATGGGAAAGGAGTTTGCGAATGTGGTTTTTCGGATGGAACGACAGTTTCAACAATTGTCACAAATAAAAATTTTAGGAAAAATAAATGGAGCAGTAGGAAATTACAACGCCCATATTGCCGCTTATCCAAAAATAGATTGGCCAGCATTGAGCAAAGACTTGGTAAAATCTTTGGGTATTGATTGGAATCCCTATACGACTCAAATTGAACCGCATGATTATATTGCGGAACTTTTTGATTGTATCTCTCGATTTAACATTATTTTAATTGATTTTGACCGTGACATCTGGGGTTATATTGCTTTAGGTCATTTCAAACAAAAAACCGCGGAGGGAGAAATTGGTTCTTCTACCATGCCGCATAAAGTGAATCCTATTAATTTTGAAAATTCCGAAGGTAACCTTGGTTTAGCGAATGCGTTATTAAATCATCTGGCTAGAAAATTACCGATATCACGTTGGCAGAGAGATCTTACAGATTCTACTGTGTTGCGTAATTTAGGCGTCGGATTGGCCTATTCTCTGATTGCGTATGATGCGACCCTAAAAGGGCTCAGTAAGCTAGAGATCAACCAAATTCATTTGTTAGAAGAATTATCAGATACTTGGGAAGTATTAGCAGAACCTATTCAAACTGTGATGCGTCGTTATGGTGTTCCTGAACCTTATGAAAGGCTTAAGGCATTGACTCACGGAAAAAAAATTGATGAGGCGAAGTTACATTCTTTTATTGATACTCTAGCTTTACCAGCAGAAGAAAAAAAACGCTTAAAAAACATGACGCCACAGAACTATCTCGGCTTGGCGCTTTTATTGACGAAAGAAATGTTAGATCATTAA
- the mutT gene encoding 8-oxo-dGTP diphosphatase MutT, translated as MKEVKKIDVAIGIIQDTQKKIFITQRHKNVHFAGFWEFPGGKIEKNETPDIALARELFEETRITVRSASLLQMKKEIHDDLIICLYFYLVEEWEGEPCGYEGQKGKWVNKSELSALRFPPANDSVITTLLLQK; from the coding sequence ATGAAAGAGGTAAAAAAGATTGATGTCGCGATAGGGATTATTCAGGATACACAAAAAAAAATATTTATTACTCAACGACATAAAAACGTACATTTTGCAGGTTTTTGGGAATTTCCCGGAGGGAAAATTGAAAAAAACGAAACCCCTGATATCGCATTAGCAAGGGAATTGTTTGAAGAAACTCGTATTACTGTACGAAGTGCTTCTCTGCTTCAAATGAAAAAAGAGATTCACGATGATCTCATCATCTGTCTTTATTTTTATTTAGTGGAAGAATGGGAAGGTGAGCCCTGTGGTTATGAAGGTCAGAAAGGCAAATGGGTCAATAAATCCGAACTATCAGCACTACGCTTCCCTCCTGCA
- the mnmA gene encoding tRNA 2-thiouridine(34) synthase MnmA, with protein MSNKNSKKVVVGMSGGVDSSVAAYLLLEQGYQVCGLFMKNWEEDDNELYCAAAVDLSDTQAVCDKLNIELHTVNFSAEYWNQVFTLFLAEYRAGRTPNPDILCNKEIKFKAFLEFALQDLGADYIATGHYVRHQSNNGQHFLLRGIDENKDQSYFLYTIGQQQLANCLFPIGGLKKSEVRDIAKKLNLVNAQKKDSTGICFVGERKFRDFLSQYLSGQKGSIMTVDGKHIGQHQGLMYHTLGQRKGLGIGGTKGEGEAPWYVVDKDIKNNILLVAQNPLHPLLMSKGLIAQQLHWVNSPPTKSPYRCVLKTRYRQEDIRAEIIVEQDQSVVRFEHPVSSVTPGQSVVFYQNELCLGGGIIEKRL; from the coding sequence ATGTCAAATAAAAATAGCAAAAAAGTCGTTGTGGGAATGTCTGGCGGCGTAGATTCTTCCGTGGCGGCCTACTTGCTCTTAGAACAAGGCTATCAGGTTTGTGGCTTGTTTATGAAAAATTGGGAAGAAGATGACAATGAACTGTATTGTGCCGCTGCCGTTGATTTGTCAGATACACAAGCTGTGTGCGATAAACTCAATATTGAATTACATACCGTTAATTTTTCGGCTGAATATTGGAATCAGGTTTTTACGCTTTTTTTAGCGGAATATCGAGCAGGCAGGACGCCTAATCCTGACATTTTGTGTAATAAAGAAATCAAGTTTAAAGCTTTTCTTGAATTCGCTTTACAAGATCTGGGAGCGGATTATATTGCTACAGGCCATTATGTACGTCATCAAAGCAATAACGGGCAGCACTTTTTGTTACGGGGAATCGACGAAAATAAAGATCAAAGTTATTTTCTCTATACGATTGGTCAACAACAGTTGGCTAATTGCCTTTTTCCTATCGGCGGATTAAAAAAATCCGAAGTGCGAGATATCGCTAAAAAGCTGAATCTGGTCAATGCACAGAAAAAAGATTCCACGGGGATTTGTTTTGTTGGAGAGCGTAAATTTCGTGATTTTCTTAGCCAATATTTATCTGGTCAAAAAGGCTCTATCATGACCGTAGATGGAAAACATATCGGCCAGCATCAGGGGTTGATGTATCACACTTTAGGTCAGCGTAAAGGTCTAGGAATAGGTGGAACAAAAGGAGAAGGTGAAGCCCCTTGGTATGTCGTGGATAAAGATATTAAAAACAATATTTTATTGGTAGCTCAAAATCCTCTGCACCCTCTACTGATGTCGAAAGGCCTGATAGCTCAACAATTACATTGGGTCAATTCACCTCCAACTAAATCACCTTATAGATGCGTGCTCAAGACACGTTATCGCCAAGAAGACATCCGGGCCGAGATCATAGTGGAGCAGGATCAATCTGTTGTGCGTTTTGAACATCCTGTTTCATCCGTAACTCCTGGTCAATCCGTCGTGTTTTATCAAAATGAACTTTGCCTTGGTGGAGGCATTATTGAAAAGCGTCTCTGA
- the zapB gene encoding cell division protein ZapB, producing MNIISHFLLIKLELFPLLINFMGLNHKKGKDMSLEALDQLQEKVQKMLEANALLQMEIEEFKEKNIVLEEKINAISAQQKDLVDQNNELKQEKTVWQNRLNSLLGKMDDI from the coding sequence ATGAATATCATCAGCCATTTTTTATTAATAAAGTTAGAACTATTTCCTTTATTAATAAATTTCATGGGCCTTAATCATAAAAAGGGGAAAGATATGTCATTGGAAGCTTTGGACCAATTGCAAGAAAAAGTTCAGAAAATGCTTGAAGCAAATGCCTTGTTACAAATGGAAATAGAAGAATTTAAAGAAAAGAATATTGTCTTAGAAGAAAAAATAAATGCTATTTCAGCTCAACAAAAAGATTTAGTAGATCAAAATAATGAGCTAAAACAAGAAAAAACCGTTTGGCAAAATCGTTTGAATTCGCTTTTAGGTAAGATGGATGATATTTAA
- the sdhE gene encoding FAD assembly factor SdhE has product MRINDKAHIRWACRRGILELDISIMPFFEYEYDSLSDKEKNLFIRLLVCDDADLLDWLMNKKKPQDKELRKIVQIIRRKNKIRGAISV; this is encoded by the coding sequence ATGAGAATTAACGACAAAGCCCATATTCGATGGGCCTGCAGACGCGGTATTCTCGAGTTAGATATTTCTATCATGCCATTTTTTGAATATGAATATGACAGCTTAAGTGATAAAGAAAAAAATTTATTTATCCGTTTGTTGGTTTGTGATGATGCCGATTTGCTTGATTGGTTAATGAACAAAAAGAAGCCTCAAGATAAAGAGTTAAGAAAAATAGTCCAGATTATTAGAAGGAAAAATAAAATCCGTGGGGCAATTTCAGTGTAA
- the rluD gene encoding 23S rRNA pseudouridine(1911/1915/1917) synthase RluD, giving the protein MTQKIQLNTTVCESQLGQRLDRALAELFPTYSRSRIKEWILAHQVTVNGITKSIPKEKVLGGEHIEIHTYIEENKRWMPQKIPLNIIYEDTDILVINKPSGLVVHPGAGNPDHTILNALLDYYPDITHVPRAGIVHRLDKDTTGLMVIAKTLRAQTSLVDALQARLVTREYEAIAVGHITAGGSINEPIARHKSKRTHMAVHPLGKSAVTHYRILQHFRAHTRLRLRLETGRTHQIRVHFSYIHHPLVGDPLYGRRLRQPKGALEKLIETLSAFKRQALHATMLRLHHPITQIEMEWHADLPQDMLDLISALNADQEAFCQKEEQ; this is encoded by the coding sequence ATGACACAAAAAATACAACTCAATACGACAGTGTGTGAATCACAACTGGGCCAACGATTAGATCGGGCTTTGGCTGAACTTTTCCCCACGTATTCACGATCTCGCATCAAAGAATGGATTTTGGCCCATCAGGTTACTGTCAATGGGATAACAAAGAGTATCCCTAAAGAAAAAGTATTAGGTGGAGAACACATCGAAATTCATACTTATATTGAGGAGAATAAACGATGGATGCCACAAAAAATCCCTTTAAATATTATTTATGAAGATACGGATATTTTAGTGATTAATAAACCCTCAGGCTTGGTGGTTCATCCAGGTGCAGGAAATCCTGATCACACCATATTGAATGCGCTTTTGGATTATTACCCTGATATTACTCATGTTCCAAGAGCCGGCATAGTTCATCGTTTAGATAAAGATACGACAGGCTTGATGGTGATAGCAAAAACACTTCGCGCGCAGACCAGTTTGGTCGATGCCTTGCAAGCGCGTTTAGTCACGCGTGAGTATGAAGCGATTGCAGTCGGTCATATCACAGCAGGGGGCAGCATTAATGAACCTATCGCTCGACATAAAAGTAAGCGTACTCATATGGCTGTCCATCCGCTAGGGAAATCTGCGGTCACACATTATCGTATTTTGCAACATTTTCGAGCTCATACCCGATTGCGGTTGCGTTTAGAAACAGGGCGTACGCATCAAATTCGGGTTCATTTTTCTTATATTCATCATCCTTTAGTCGGCGATCCGTTGTATGGCCGACGTTTGCGTCAGCCAAAAGGTGCTTTAGAGAAGCTCATTGAAACTTTAAGCGCTTTTAAGCGGCAAGCACTTCATGCCACTATGTTGCGTTTACATCACCCTATTACTCAGATTGAAATGGAGTGGCATGCTGATTTACCTCAAGATATGCTTGATTTGATCAGTGCTCTCAACGCAGATCAAGAGGCCTTTTGCCAAAAAGAGGAACAATAA
- the nfuA gene encoding Fe-S biogenesis protein NfuA produces the protein MITITEAAQNHFVKLLSSQPEGTQIRVFVANPGKPTAECGVSYCPADSVESADTHLKFNLFSVFVDPISAPYLNEAAIDFVTDELGSQLTLKAPNAKVRKVADDAPLIERVDYVLQSQINPQLANHGGRVTLMEITDDAFAVLQFGGGCNGCSMVDVTLKEGIEKELLQQFPELKGVKDLTEHQRGEHSFY, from the coding sequence ATGATTACCATAACAGAAGCTGCACAAAACCACTTTGTTAAACTTTTATCCAGCCAACCTGAAGGAACGCAAATTCGCGTTTTCGTTGCCAATCCTGGTAAGCCGACAGCCGAATGTGGCGTGTCTTATTGCCCGGCCGACAGCGTTGAAAGTGCTGACACTCATCTCAAATTCAACCTGTTTTCTGTTTTCGTTGATCCAATTAGTGCACCCTATTTAAATGAAGCGGCGATTGATTTTGTGACTGACGAGCTGGGTTCTCAACTCACTTTAAAGGCGCCGAATGCTAAAGTGCGTAAAGTGGCTGATGATGCTCCTTTAATCGAACGAGTCGATTATGTTCTGCAATCACAAATTAATCCCCAATTAGCAAATCATGGAGGTCGCGTGACCTTAATGGAAATTACAGATGATGCTTTTGCTGTTTTACAATTTGGAGGGGGTTGTAATGGTTGCTCAATGGTAGATGTCACTTTAAAAGAAGGAATTGAAAAGGAATTATTGCAACAATTCCCTGAGCTCAAAGGCGTCAAAGATCTGACAGAGCATCAGCGTGGGGAACATTCCTTTTATTAA
- the hpf gene encoding ribosome hibernation-promoting factor, HPF/YfiA family: protein MIVNITGKDIDITPSISERINERFKKLDKWKAQLIHARVVMNKARNGFKVDVTIGVPHRSLFASAEDPDMYAAINEVFNKLERQLNKIQHKEESRRNIKNVKDIEYEGEGGKEEGEE from the coding sequence ATGATCGTGAACATTACTGGTAAAGATATCGATATTACTCCTTCCATAAGTGAACGTATTAATGAACGTTTTAAAAAACTTGATAAATGGAAAGCGCAACTGATTCATGCACGTGTTGTGATGAATAAAGCCCGAAATGGCTTTAAGGTAGATGTCACAATAGGGGTTCCTCATCGATCTTTATTTGCCAGTGCCGAAGATCCCGATATGTATGCTGCCATTAATGAGGTTTTCAATAAGCTTGAACGTCAGTTAAATAAAATACAACATAAAGAAGAATCCCGTCGCAACATTAAAAATGTTAAAGATATTGAATACGAAGGGGAGGGAGGAAAAGAAGAAGGAGAAGAATAA
- the gntX gene encoding DNA utilization protein GntX, with amino-acid sequence MLNLISHCWICQMPLYLSHHGLCSVCTRHLPKLCSCCLQCGLPSTNPSLACGRCLIAPPLWNSITFVSFYEPPLSVLIQKMKFQGMTSLALVLARLLLLRWRDLWRDGNIKKPSRIISVPLHVRRCWRRGFNQSDLLARPLARWLNCDYQSDCLTRLRPTPSQRHLNASKRKKNLRGAFQSHLSLKGQSVALVDDVVTTGSTINEISELLIKEGVASLQILCICRTLSFGH; translated from the coding sequence ATGTTAAACCTTATTAGCCATTGTTGGATATGTCAGATGCCATTGTATTTATCTCATCATGGGCTTTGCTCTGTTTGTACGCGCCATTTGCCTAAGCTATGCTCCTGTTGTCTACAATGTGGTTTGCCTTCAACAAATCCTTCTTTAGCTTGCGGACGTTGCTTAATTGCACCTCCCTTGTGGAATAGCATTACCTTTGTCAGTTTTTACGAACCACCTTTAAGCGTGTTAATTCAAAAAATGAAATTTCAAGGCATGACATCCTTAGCGTTAGTGTTGGCTCGTTTATTATTACTACGATGGCGAGATCTCTGGCGTGATGGCAACATAAAAAAACCCAGTCGCATTATCAGCGTGCCTTTGCATGTCAGACGTTGCTGGCGGCGCGGATTTAATCAAAGCGATCTATTAGCCCGCCCGTTAGCTCGTTGGTTAAATTGTGATTATCAATCGGATTGTTTGACTCGTTTACGTCCCACTCCATCACAACGACATTTAAACGCATCCAAGAGAAAAAAAAATTTAAGAGGGGCATTTCAATCTCATTTATCTCTAAAAGGCCAGAGTGTCGCTTTAGTAGACGACGTCGTCACCACAGGTAGCACCATTAATGAAATCTCAGAGCTGCTTATAAAAGAAGGAGTGGCTTCATTACAAATTTTATGTATTTGCCGCACCTTGTCGTTCGGGCATTGA
- a CDS encoding protein YgfX, with product MGQFQCKLQVSPFTKLFSFIVYTLLALITLLAPSGPKDFIPFYLIIIIFLVFECVLSQKKIRSYQGKIIFMADNRLHWLEQNWLLIKKPWALSRYGLLLFLKQEDTNAQKNLWLLYDNMSEPEWRQLHQFVFLFDARSSCLSI from the coding sequence GTGGGGCAATTTCAGTGTAAATTACAGGTTTCGCCTTTTACAAAATTATTTTCTTTTATTGTCTATACTCTGCTTGCATTAATAACTTTACTTGCACCATCTGGGCCAAAAGACTTTATTCCTTTTTACCTGATCATCATCATTTTTTTGGTTTTTGAATGTGTTTTAAGCCAGAAAAAAATAAGATCATATCAGGGTAAAATCATTTTTATGGCAGATAATAGGCTTCACTGGCTTGAACAGAATTGGCTTTTGATTAAAAAGCCATGGGCGCTTAGCCGTTATGGCCTCTTGCTTTTTTTAAAGCAAGAAGACACCAATGCCCAAAAAAATTTATGGCTGCTCTATGACAATATGTCTGAACCAGAATGGCGGCAGTTGCATCAATTTGTTTTTTTATTCGATGCCCGCTCATCTTGTTTATCAATATGA
- the bamD gene encoding outer membrane protein assembly factor BamD, whose amino-acid sequence MKFIKHLVIPSIFALTLSACSKNKRIVPDQPASELYAVAQKALSEGNFREAITQLEALDTRFPFGGYSQQVQLDLIYAYYKSDQLALAQASIDRFIRLNPTSPNIDYVLYLRGLTEMGLDENQLQNFFGVDRSDRDPEHALRAFRDFQQLIQYHPNSTYLADAQKRLIFLKDRLATHELAVVQYYIKREAYVAVINRVEEMLKNYPDTQATRTALPLMEQAYRKLQLHEQADKVAKLIDIKS is encoded by the coding sequence ATGAAATTTATTAAACATTTAGTGATCCCCTCGATTTTTGCTTTGACTCTCTCTGCTTGTAGCAAAAATAAACGGATTGTGCCGGATCAACCTGCCTCTGAGCTGTATGCAGTCGCTCAAAAAGCATTATCGGAAGGAAATTTTAGAGAAGCGATTACGCAACTCGAGGCATTGGATACGCGCTTTCCTTTCGGCGGGTACTCGCAACAAGTACAACTTGATCTCATTTATGCTTATTATAAATCAGATCAACTTGCCTTAGCTCAAGCTTCTATAGACCGTTTTATTCGTCTTAATCCCACTAGCCCCAATATTGACTACGTACTATATTTGAGAGGCTTAACTGAAATGGGTCTGGACGAAAATCAACTCCAGAATTTTTTTGGGGTAGACCGTTCGGATCGAGACCCAGAGCACGCCCTAAGGGCTTTCCGTGATTTCCAACAGTTAATTCAATATCATCCAAACAGCACATATTTAGCAGATGCTCAAAAACGATTGATTTTTTTAAAAGATCGTTTGGCCACGCATGAATTAGCTGTCGTTCAATATTACATTAAACGTGAAGCATACGTGGCAGTCATCAATCGCGTAGAAGAAATGCTTAAAAATTATCCCGATACTCAAGCGACTCGAACGGCACTGCCTTTGATGGAACAGGCATATCGAAAATTACAGCTTCACGAACAGGCCGATAAAGTGGCTAAACTCATTGATATTAAATCATAA
- the bioH gene encoding pimeloyl-ACP methyl ester esterase BioH, which translates to MKNLYRYSCGEGKLDFVMLHGWGMNSNAWRYIINRFGSHFRLHLFDLPGYGFSQSEESFTLPEISETVLKKAPPQAIWLGWSMGGCIASEIALRYPERVLALITVCSSPCFVSQHQWPRISWQVLSCFEQKLEDHLQNTLEQFLLLQTLGTLNSQRDTTSLKSFLFSRPLPKKEVLKAGLKILRYTDMRDSLNAISVPFLRIYGKLDALVPCKIAELLDEAWPHTESVIMHQSAHVPFISHTDDFLEVILYFYQKYFSH; encoded by the coding sequence ATGAAAAACCTATATAGATACAGCTGCGGCGAAGGAAAACTCGATTTTGTGATGTTGCACGGATGGGGAATGAATTCGAATGCATGGCGTTACATTATAAACAGATTCGGTTCGCATTTCCGATTGCATTTATTTGACCTCCCTGGCTATGGCTTCAGTCAGAGTGAAGAGAGTTTTACCCTTCCTGAAATATCAGAAACGGTTTTAAAAAAAGCGCCGCCACAGGCAATATGGCTAGGTTGGTCAATGGGCGGATGCATCGCCAGTGAGATTGCTCTGAGGTATCCTGAACGTGTTCTTGCTTTAATCACGGTTTGCAGTTCTCCTTGTTTTGTTTCTCAACATCAATGGCCTAGAATATCATGGCAGGTTTTGTCGTGTTTTGAACAAAAATTAGAGGATCATTTACAGAATACGCTAGAGCAATTTTTATTGCTTCAAACATTAGGCACGCTCAACAGTCAGCGAGATACAACATCTTTAAAATCTTTTTTATTCAGTCGACCTTTACCAAAAAAAGAAGTACTTAAAGCGGGTTTGAAAATATTACGGTATACCGACATGCGTGACAGCCTAAATGCTATTTCTGTGCCGTTTTTGCGTATTTATGGTAAGTTAGATGCGTTAGTGCCCTGTAAGATAGCTGAATTATTGGATGAGGCTTGGCCTCACACTGAATCTGTTATCATGCATCAGTCTGCTCATGTGCCTTTTATTTCTCATACAGATGATTTTTTAGAAGTGATACTGTATTTTTATCAGAAATATTTTTCTCATTAG